One segment of Clostridia bacterium DNA contains the following:
- a CDS encoding MurR/RpiR family transcriptional regulator has protein sequence MIEDEDENAMQNTKNADYCLAIVRGRYPSLAPAEQRAATFILEHPESAAEMTSVQLATAAGVGESTVVKCCQRLGFTGFSQLKLALVRELATSREGAFGQVEPGDDVPTICDKIFTATIQAVEDTAKVLDPSQVARAAEAIRGAKRVFFFGVGSSGVVAQDAQLKFMRIGMTAFSYQDTHAQLTQAALLTPEDVAVIITYSGRTRETTDVLELARGCGAHTVCITNFPTSPAAMGSDTVLCTTAHEATGLRSGAMTSRLTQLAVIDCLFTSVAMKDSDKAMELLMKTVDALAARKA, from the coding sequence ATGATAGAGGACGAAGACGAAAACGCAATGCAGAACACGAAGAACGCAGACTACTGCCTTGCAATTGTCCGCGGGCGGTACCCTTCTCTTGCGCCTGCTGAGCAGAGGGCGGCAACCTTCATATTGGAACACCCGGAATCCGCCGCCGAGATGACTTCGGTGCAGCTGGCCACGGCGGCAGGCGTAGGCGAGTCAACTGTAGTGAAGTGTTGCCAACGCCTTGGATTCACTGGATTCTCCCAGTTGAAACTGGCGTTGGTTAGAGAACTTGCTACTAGTAGGGAGGGCGCCTTCGGCCAAGTAGAGCCCGGAGACGATGTCCCTACCATTTGCGATAAGATATTCACCGCAACGATCCAGGCGGTTGAAGACACCGCCAAAGTGCTGGACCCAAGCCAGGTTGCCCGCGCGGCCGAGGCAATACGCGGCGCCAAGCGGGTGTTCTTCTTCGGCGTGGGCTCCTCGGGTGTGGTAGCACAAGATGCCCAGCTCAAGTTCATGCGGATAGGGATGACAGCATTCAGCTACCAGGACACTCATGCTCAGCTGACACAGGCTGCTCTGCTTACGCCGGAGGATGTTGCGGTGATCATAACCTACTCAGGCCGAACGCGAGAGACGACCGACGTGCTTGAACTTGCGCGTGGATGCGGTGCGCACACCGTATGCATCACGAATTTCCCCACTTCACCCGCTGCGATGGGTTCTGATACTGTGCTCTGCACCACGGCCCACGAGGCTACCGGGCTCAGAAGCGGCGCCATGACCTCACGCTTAACCCAGCTTGCCGTGATTGACTGTTTGTTCACTTCCGTGGCCATGAAGGACTCTGACAAGGCAATGGAG